The Deinococcus sonorensis KR-87 genome includes a window with the following:
- a CDS encoding GNAT family N-acetyltransferase, with protein sequence MAADLLIRVLEPDDAGRFFALRLAGLEESPLAFGTHADEYRSEPLERVAAFLQPGQGRVVLGAEQGGQLVGTVSLVRQLRRNVQHKASVNAVYVKPEARGQGVGEQLMRELLAQARQMEGLRQVQLSVTTSQQAALRLYRRLGFETYGHEREALIVNGTPVDEDHLQLDLT encoded by the coding sequence ATGGCCGCTGACCTGCTGATCCGTGTGCTGGAGCCGGACGATGCGGGGCGGTTCTTCGCCCTGCGGCTGGCGGGGCTGGAGGAGTCGCCGCTGGCCTTCGGCACCCACGCCGACGAGTACCGGTCAGAACCGCTGGAGCGGGTGGCCGCCTTTCTCCAGCCGGGCCAGGGCCGGGTGGTGCTGGGCGCCGAGCAGGGCGGGCAGTTGGTGGGCACCGTCTCGCTGGTGCGGCAGCTGCGCCGGAACGTGCAGCACAAGGCCAGCGTGAATGCCGTGTACGTGAAGCCGGAAGCGCGGGGGCAGGGGGTGGGCGAGCAGCTGATGCGCGAACTGCTGGCTCAGGCGCGGCAGATGGAGGGGCTCCGGCAGGTGCAGCTCTCGGTCACCACCTCTCAGCAGGCGGCGCTGCGCCTGTACCGGCGGCTGGGCTTCGAGACGTACGGCCACGAGCGTGAGGCGCTGATCGTGAACGGGACGCCCGTCGACGAGGATCACCTGCAGCTGGACCTGACCTAG
- a CDS encoding GAF domain-containing sensor histidine kinase gives MSVPAYGAEPQPELPGTPLSSRLRFSRTILPPLILLVVVLYETLVSRLHSPRTEVTAHLLFYGLLGPLVTFFTIQWIADGARAREQAEHVMRRLYAELSAQNARMQAVQTLMREVADAPDLEAVLSASAQGAVQATGAAHARLRLEGVEVGGQALGAELSSSAQGDTLLAAPSADLRELSLPLSAGPGRVGQMSLYFEAPPSEQTRALAEAIGAEVGAALAAAQQRSRDLITLYEVDQSIRAERNMRRLLARVTGNMAERVGAESRAAYLTDQDGTLRLEYAREGDGEAHYGGAVPAFVTRVGREGTPIISTPEEAAEVLAGARSALGLPMRGEDGLVGVIVLGAARESAFSGMRVPLLALLASQATLAVRNARAYLHSEEVAIGEERSRIAREIHDGVAQSLAFCAIRLDLVERLIVRDPDKAAQEVRAASALLREQIREVRRSIFALRPIDLERYGLLETVQRYVSDFAEQHNLKARLDVQGSISLAPSDEAVVFRILQESLNNVAKHARASMVQVTLTGGSTVRLRVEDDGEGFDPQAVSGRVSSAGGLGLSQMRERVESRGGHYQVISMPGQGTRVEASLAQG, from the coding sequence ATGTCCGTTCCCGCGTACGGTGCCGAGCCTCAGCCTGAGCTGCCCGGCACGCCACTGTCCAGCCGCCTCCGCTTCTCGCGCACCATCCTGCCGCCGCTGATCCTGCTGGTGGTGGTGCTGTACGAGACGCTGGTGTCGCGCCTGCACAGCCCGCGCACCGAGGTCACGGCCCACCTGCTGTTCTACGGCCTGCTGGGTCCGCTCGTCACCTTCTTCACCATCCAGTGGATCGCGGACGGCGCGCGGGCCAGAGAGCAGGCGGAGCATGTGATGCGGCGGCTGTACGCCGAGCTCAGCGCCCAGAACGCCCGCATGCAGGCGGTGCAGACGCTGATGCGCGAGGTGGCCGACGCCCCGGACCTGGAGGCGGTGCTGAGCGCGTCCGCGCAGGGGGCGGTGCAGGCGACCGGCGCGGCGCACGCCCGGCTGCGGCTGGAGGGCGTGGAGGTGGGCGGACAGGCGCTGGGCGCCGAGCTGTCCAGCAGCGCCCAGGGCGACACACTGCTGGCCGCGCCCAGCGCCGATCTGAGGGAGCTGAGCCTGCCGCTGAGTGCCGGTCCCGGCCGGGTGGGCCAGATGAGCCTGTACTTCGAGGCGCCGCCCAGCGAGCAGACCCGCGCGCTCGCCGAGGCGATCGGGGCGGAGGTGGGCGCGGCGCTGGCGGCGGCCCAGCAGCGCAGCCGCGACCTGATCACGCTCTACGAGGTGGACCAGTCCATTCGGGCCGAGCGCAACATGCGCCGCCTGCTCGCCCGCGTGACCGGCAACATGGCCGAGCGGGTGGGCGCCGAGAGCCGCGCCGCCTATCTCACTGACCAGGACGGCACGCTGCGCCTGGAATACGCGCGCGAGGGTGACGGCGAGGCGCATTACGGCGGCGCGGTCCCGGCCTTCGTGACGCGGGTGGGCCGTGAGGGCACCCCGATCATCAGCACCCCCGAGGAGGCGGCCGAGGTGCTGGCCGGCGCCCGCAGCGCCCTGGGCCTGCCGATGCGCGGTGAGGACGGACTGGTGGGCGTGATCGTGCTGGGGGCCGCCCGGGAGAGCGCGTTCAGCGGCATGCGGGTGCCGCTGCTGGCGCTGCTGGCGTCGCAGGCCACGCTGGCGGTCCGCAATGCCCGCGCCTACCTGCACAGCGAGGAGGTGGCCATCGGGGAGGAGCGCAGCCGCATCGCCCGCGAGATTCACGACGGCGTGGCGCAGTCGCTGGCCTTCTGTGCCATCCGGCTGGACCTGGTGGAGCGGCTGATCGTGCGGGACCCGGACAAGGCGGCCCAGGAGGTGCGGGCCGCCAGCGCGCTGCTGCGCGAGCAGATTCGGGAGGTGCGGCGCAGCATCTTCGCGCTGCGCCCCATCGACCTGGAGCGCTACGGCCTGCTGGAAACGGTCCAGCGCTACGTCAGCGACTTTGCCGAGCAGCACAACCTGAAGGCGCGGCTGGACGTGCAGGGCAGCATCTCGCTGGCCCCCAGCGACGAGGCTGTGGTGTTCCGCATCCTGCAGGAAAGCCTCAACAACGTGGCGAAACACGCCCGCGCCAGCATGGTGCAGGTGACGCTCACCGGTGGCAGCACCGTCCGGCTGCGCGTGGAGGACGACGGCGAGGGCTTTGACCCGCAGGCGGTGTCGGGCCGGGTGTCGAGCGCGGGCGGCCTGGGCCTCTCGCAGATGCGCGAACGGGTCGAGAGCCGGGGCGGGCACTATCAGGTGATCAGCATGCCGGGGCAGGGCACCCGCGTCGAGGCCAGCCTGGCGCAGGGCTAG
- a CDS encoding RNA methyltransferase, whose product MNVPPTGMASRLAVVLVSPKTPGNMGAAARAMLNMGASDLRLVAPRGDHLDSGAVAMAVHAEHVLRQARLYPTLAEALADRDLSVGTTARLRADLPPPQHPATVRPLVRAASAPALVFGPEESGLSNDDLELCQAAVRVPTAEYASLNLAQAVLLVCYEFLQGQDDVEREAPLERRAATHAEMEHMYGHLRDTMLLTGYSDEVRVQHTLRLWRAWMDRARMTTADTRLFRGLLRQTRWKIQDARKAAAATAPEAPVEAGPTS is encoded by the coding sequence ATGAACGTTCCGCCTACAGGAATGGCCAGCCGGCTGGCGGTGGTCCTGGTCTCCCCCAAGACGCCCGGCAACATGGGGGCCGCCGCCCGCGCCATGCTCAACATGGGCGCCTCGGACCTGCGGCTGGTGGCGCCCCGGGGCGACCACCTGGACTCCGGCGCGGTGGCGATGGCGGTACATGCCGAGCACGTGCTGCGCCAGGCCCGACTGTACCCCACCCTGGCCGAGGCCCTGGCCGACCGTGACCTGAGCGTGGGCACCACCGCCCGGCTGCGCGCCGACCTGCCGCCTCCGCAGCATCCGGCCACCGTGCGTCCACTGGTGCGTGCCGCCAGCGCCCCGGCCCTGGTGTTCGGGCCGGAGGAGTCCGGCCTGTCCAACGACGACCTGGAGCTGTGTCAGGCGGCGGTGCGGGTGCCCACCGCCGAGTACGCCAGCCTCAACCTGGCGCAGGCCGTGCTGCTGGTGTGCTACGAGTTCCTGCAGGGCCAGGACGACGTCGAGCGCGAAGCCCCGCTGGAGCGCCGCGCTGCCACCCACGCGGAGATGGAGCACATGTACGGCCACCTGCGCGACACCATGCTGCTGACCGGCTACTCGGACGAGGTGCGGGTGCAGCACACCCTGCGGCTGTGGCGCGCCTGGATGGACCGCGCCCGCATGACCACCGCCGACACCCGGCTGTTCCGGGGCCTGCTGCGGCAGACCCGCTGGAAGATTCAGGACGCCAGGAAGGCGGCAGCGGCAACTGCACCGGAAGCACCTGTTGAGGCCGGGCCCACGTCCTAG
- the apaG gene encoding Co2+/Mg2+ efflux protein ApaG → MTDDPPRPELPAPDLRVQVQVQLRPEPTRAGGQLYQYVIRIENHSDESWQLMAREWTITDATGQVTQVQGEGVVGQTPIIAPGGVFVYDSFVTLQRSPGTMRGAYLLRDAWGATTRLAIPEFRLGSGPDSEDRVLN, encoded by the coding sequence GTGACCGACGACCCGCCCCGCCCTGAACTTCCCGCCCCGGATCTGCGCGTCCAGGTGCAGGTGCAGCTGCGCCCGGAACCCACCAGGGCCGGCGGCCAGCTGTACCAGTACGTGATCCGGATCGAGAACCACTCCGACGAGAGCTGGCAGCTGATGGCCCGGGAATGGACCATCACTGACGCGACCGGCCAGGTCACGCAGGTCCAGGGCGAGGGCGTGGTGGGGCAGACCCCGATTATCGCTCCGGGCGGCGTGTTCGTGTATGACAGCTTCGTGACGCTGCAGCGCTCGCCCGGCACCATGCGCGGCGCCTACCTGCTGCGCGACGCCTGGGGCGCCACCACCCGGCTGGCGATTCCGGAGTTCCGGCTGGGCAGCGGCCCGGACAGCGAGGACCGGGTGCTGAACTGA
- the gap gene encoding type I glyceraldehyde-3-phosphate dehydrogenase, whose amino-acid sequence MKVGINGFGRIGRLVFRILEARGVEVVAINDLTDNKTLATLLKYDSTAGKFDGTVEYDETSLTVNGKKIQALAERDPANLPWGELGADLVIESTGIFTSREGASKHLEAGAKKVIITAPAKNEDFSVVMGVNEQDYDPANHNIISNASCTTNSLGAPMKVLDEAFGIEKAIMTTVHSYTNDQRVLDLPHSDLRRARAAAINIIPTSTGAAKAVSQVYPKLKGKFDGTSLRVPTPVGSISDVVVILGRDVTAQEVNAVFKQAAEGSHKGIISYTEDPIVLQDIVGDTHSAIIDGGLTMAMGNLVKFFSWYDNEWGYSNRIADLVQFVQSKAN is encoded by the coding sequence ATGAAGGTAGGCATCAACGGATTCGGACGCATTGGCCGACTGGTGTTCCGCATTCTGGAAGCGCGTGGCGTGGAAGTGGTCGCCATCAACGACCTGACCGACAACAAGACGCTGGCCACCCTGCTGAAGTACGACAGCACCGCCGGCAAGTTCGACGGCACCGTCGAGTACGACGAGACCAGCCTGACCGTGAACGGCAAGAAAATCCAGGCGCTGGCCGAGCGCGACCCGGCCAACCTGCCGTGGGGTGAGCTGGGCGCCGATCTGGTGATCGAGAGCACCGGCATCTTCACCAGCCGCGAGGGGGCCAGCAAGCACCTGGAAGCGGGGGCCAAGAAGGTCATCATCACTGCGCCGGCCAAGAACGAGGACTTCAGCGTGGTGATGGGCGTCAACGAGCAGGACTACGACCCGGCCAACCACAACATCATCAGCAACGCCAGCTGTACCACCAACAGCCTGGGCGCGCCGATGAAGGTGCTGGACGAGGCCTTCGGCATCGAGAAGGCCATCATGACCACGGTGCACAGCTACACCAACGACCAGCGCGTGCTGGACCTGCCGCACAGCGACCTGCGCCGGGCGCGCGCCGCCGCCATCAACATCATCCCCACCAGCACCGGCGCGGCCAAGGCCGTGTCGCAGGTGTACCCCAAGCTGAAGGGCAAGTTCGACGGCACCTCGCTGCGCGTGCCCACCCCGGTCGGCAGCATCAGCGACGTGGTGGTAATCCTGGGCCGTGACGTGACTGCCCAGGAGGTCAACGCGGTGTTCAAGCAGGCGGCCGAGGGCAGCCACAAGGGCATCATCAGCTACACCGAGGACCCGATCGTGCTGCAGGACATCGTGGGCGACACCCACAGCGCCATCATCGACGGCGGCCTGACCATGGCGATGGGCAACCTCGTCAAGTTCTTCAGCTGGTACGACAACGAGTGGGGCTACAGCAACCGCATCGCGGACCTGGTGCAGTTCGTCCAGAGCAAAGCCAACTGA